Genomic segment of Lysobacterales bacterium:
CTTCCGGGAGTTCGCGGCGAATCTGTTCGCCGATGAGAATGATCCACTCCGGTCGCTTGTCGCGATACCAACTGCCCAGAAAGGCGATGCAGGGCGCGTCACCCAGCGCCCATCGCGACCGAAACTCGCGGACATCGTCATGGTCGGGGTGTAGTCCTTCCGAACCGCGTGTATCCGGCGCATTCTCGACAACGCGAAGTCGTGCCAAGGGCACACCTTCGGCCAGCATCGCGGCGCGACACTGTTCGGTGTAAAGAAGATGACCCCGCGCAATCGTCAGCAGTCGCAATCGCAATTTCGCCAACGCTCGGCTCATCGGGTTCGGCTGGAAGTTTCGGCCGTGACCCCAAGTGAGCACGGGCTTGCCAACGAGGCGACGCAGCAACATTGCCGCGACATTGCTGAGGGTCCGAAATTGATCCGGAATGACCAGTACGTCGCAATCAAGCACCTTGCGCCAATCCAGGCGCTGCCATTCGATGCCACCCGGCAGCGCCCAAACCGGGAAACGCATGGCCCAAGCCACCCCACCGTGCGTGCCGCGCTTCGCGAAGGCTTCGGGCGGATCGGAGGTCCACAGTTCGAACGCGTCACCCGCCGCCTCGCACTGCGCGCGCATGCGGTCGAATACTACTTCGCGGTAGACAGGAACCAGGCGCTGTATCAACACGATCTTCATGGGCTGCGCAAGATGCCAATCCCCAGCGAAGCGCACAAGCGCTCGAGCGAACGGGTCAGCGCAGTCCGGCCAAAATGCTGCTCGACATGGCGGGCGCCAGCAGCGGCGAGTTGCCCGCACAACGCGGGATCGTCCAGCAACTTCGCCATGCCCTCCGCGAGCGCCGTGGGCGATTCCGGCGTCACCAGCAGGCCTGCCTGGCCGTGCACCATCAACTCCGGCAAGGCGCCAACCCGAGTCGCGACTGTGGCGACGCCGGTCGCCATGGCTTCGGCAGCGCTGAGTCCGAATCCTTCCTCGCGGCTCGGCACCACCGCAAGATCGAAGCCGGCGAGAGCTGAGAACACCTGAGCACGTGGCATCGGCCCGGCGAAATGCACCCGTTCGGCCATTCCAAGGTGTGCTGCCTGTTCGCGCAGCGACTGTTCCTGCGCTCCGGCGCCGACGAGCACCAGACGCAATTCTGTGCGCTGCCGAGAGAGCTGCGCGAATGCATCCATCAACACGTCTGGGCCCTTGATCACGGCAAGCCGGCCGACGTAGCCGACCAGCCGGGTGTCCTGGGGCCATCCAGCGTGTTCTCGCCATCGCGTGGGCGCGGCACTATGCGCGGCATCGGTATCGATGGCGTTGGCGATGACCGAGACGCGCATGCGCTTTGGCGCCGACGCATCACTTCCGAACAGTCCGGACGCCGTCGATTCCGAAACGCAGATCACTCGATCGCACCAATGTCCGGCCAGCCAGCGCAGTCGATGTTGCGCTTGGTCATCGAAATGCGTTGCTGCCACATGCACTGCGGCCACCAGGCGGCGCGCAAACGGTTTGGCCACGAGCAGCGGCAACAGGGTCGGCGTCAGATATTGCAGCCACACCAACGCCGGGCGCGGACCGCGCCAGAGGGCGCGCGCCAGGGCAGCCGCCAGACGCAGTTGTGCGAACAGACCCGAACCACGCCGCAAGCCGAGCCTGCACACGCGCACTTCGGCCGCCTCGAACGCCTGCAGCATGTTCGTGTCGACCTCGTCGAAGTACACGATGACCTCGACTTCAAAACCAAGCACCCGCATCGCTCTTGCCGTCTCCAGCGTTGCCACCTCCGTACCGCCTGTGAGCAGGCAGGGGATGAGGAGAGCAATTTTGTCGGTAATGGCGAGTTCGGTCATCCGGATACTTTGTCTTGAGCGTGCTCGAAGACTTGCTGTTTCGAAGGCTTCGAGCACGCATGCTCGCGCGTCGTCGCGAGATCGCTAATTCTCTTTCTTGGCAAGAAGCACCAAGGCATAGGAGATGAAGGAGTCGAAAATCGAACCGCGCTCCTTCGCTTGACGTTCTGGTTGTCCGCGCGACGACTGGATCCTGCCCGTGAGCTTCCTGAGCACATTACGCGGTGACAGAAAGCTCACCATGCGAAGACTCGAATAGAACGAATCGCCAACAAAATAGAAATTTCGGTGACCCAATTGCTTCGAGATCGATGACAGTTCCAGTCGTGAAAACGGATATTCTTCTCCGACGGCCCATCGTCCTTGTTTTTCAAGCTTCCATTTCATCAATCGATAAGGAATGTTCCAAGCGTTCGGTACCGAAATGATCGCCAAACCACCGGGCCGGACTAGATCAAAGTGACTCTCGATGATCTTTATTCTCTCCGGACCGGAAAAATGCTCGGCCGTTCCGAAAGACATCGCCACATCGAACTTTCCGTGGAGATCGCGAGATAGCTTCAGTGCATCCTGGAGAACATGGTCGGCATTGATGCCCTCTGAATCGAACATGTCCTTCGACTTTTCAAGAGCAACTTGAGAATAATCATATCGTCGGGCGTGCGCCCTCCATGGCCATCAGGGCAGAATATGTACCGATGCCAGCGCCGATTTCGATCGTTCTGAGGTCTCTGAATTCAGAAAATTCATGCTCAACGAATGCCTTAATCCTTCTCCAGCGGACGCCGCTCTTTTCAGATTCCCACGTATGCTTTATTCCATTTGCTGTGGATGTCGACCAGAGTGCATCCCACAACTGAGGCGAGTTTTCAGCGGCCATATGCACTCCAGAAAAGTGAACTTCGAGCCCTGCGGGCGATCATTCCGTGATCATCCGAGTAGAGCGCTGTCGATAGGGAATTCGTCACAACTAGAGCGATACTTCGATTGGATCATCGTAGTTGATCTGATGCATATTAAGGCCTAGCACATGCATCGCTGGATCATTCGGTGATGGCTCAAATTGGCGATGTTTCGGTACGTTTCGACCGAGCTCGATCGAAACAGACATTGCTCTGCTTCAGATCTGCCCAAACGCCGATGCTTGGTAACGCCACCACATTCCACGTCGACTCCAAGTTGTCATCCAAGAATCCGTCCGAGGAACGCATTCTGTAGATGGTGTAGTTGGACCCTAGCTCGGTCCGAAGCTCTTCGAGCGAGAATATGCGTCGAGTCGTCGCGTTGTACTCGATGATGAGCAGCGGCCAATGTTTGGATATGGTCGATCTCGCACCCCTAAGCGCCTCCAGCTCTCCGCCCTCAATGTCCAAGAGTGCCATGAGTGGCGAATCCACAGGGATATCCAAGACCTTGTCGAGCATGCACATCTTTACTGCGATCGAACCTTCAGTTTCGGCAGCTATTGTTGACGCGCTGGTCGGAGCATGACCGCGTGCGTCAAAGTGAACTTCACCCTCTGCACTGCCGACTGCGGATTGGCGAACAAAAAGCGTTCCTCGCGAGAGGAGCTTTGCAGAACGCGCGAGTGCATCGCTACTGACCGGATGTGGCTCAAAGGCGAAAACGCGTGCTACCGCTGGATGCTGGGCGAATGGAATCGCGAATTCTCCAATGCTTGCCCCAACATCGACAAACGAGACGTTGAGCCGATCGCGGAGCACACGAGCAAGAAACTGGTGCGTTTCAGGTTCATTGGCGATTCCGGCTGGAAGTAAGCAGTAACTTCGTCCGGCAGGTGGCCAGAACACAAATTTTGCGCTCGAGAACTCGAACTCGAAAGGCTCGAGCACTCGATCTGCCCACCAACCAATCGCGTACGCTCGTGTGCCGAAGGTCCGGCGAAAAAACCAGGCAAGCTTCAACCAAGTCAAATAGAGAATTCGACGCATTTGGAGTACTCCAACAATGTGCTCAAAGATACTTGCTCAAAGTGAGAGAACTTCATTTAAAGTCAGAGCCGAGCGCAATTTACTGAACTTGGCCAAGCAGCCGTCCAAGACCACCTCGACAGTTACGAAACCGGTCGAATCATCGAATCAATGCGTGTCGAATATCGGCAATGCGCCATAACCCTAACGACTTGTCGGCGAATCCACCGCCGTTTTCGGTACATGCCTCGAAATGATCTCAAAGGGCTCAGGTAAGTTGAAAGGCGGTTTCTGTAGGTTGAGTGGGCGGAAAAAGATGATGCCGAGTTCATCGTTTACCGTTCTGGACGTGAACGTCGTCGTGAGCAGGAACTTGCTCTCTGAACTGGCGATGTTGCGCAATGCTTCACGCGCATCCTTCAGGCTGAGGTGGACAAGACAGTCCCTGCAGAACACTAGGTCGACAGAAGGAATGGTGTCTTTGACGATGTCCAATGAGATGAATTCGCACGATGAGTTGCCGAACTTTTGGCGGTTCAAGTCGATCAGCTCGGGAACGATGTCTGCACCGGTGTAGCGAACGCCGGTTAGATCGACATGCTGCATCCAATACCAGTCGCCGCAGGGCGCATCGAGCATCGATTTGATGTTGTGCTCGCGCAGAAGCTCAGGAAGTTGGGCACGGATGGCCTCCGTCTGCTTCAGATCCGACCCGGAGCCGGACAGACTCGGGCTCGCACCGAAACCTCCGGCGCGAAAAATCTTCGAGAATTGATGTTGCCTGCTGCTCTTTAGAAATATCAAACCCTTGGTCCGATGCAAAACGTGCTTTGCGAAGCCAAGGATCTTGTTCTTCAAAAAAACGACGGACATGAACGTTCTCGACAGGTCAGGTGTGGCGACTGGACCACCGGTTTGTTAGCCGCCCTCGGGTCGGACTCTGCGTGCTTCCGGCGGGCGCGTAAGAATAGCGGGGTTTGTAATCACTCTGACGAACTGAGCGGATTCGCTCAGTGCGCCAACGCCACGCGATAAAAGTCCAGGTATCGCTGCGCGACCGTATCCCATCGAAATGTTGAAGCGTGATGGGCGCATCGGCTGGAGAGGTGTGCGTCGGGCGCGTGTTCGAATTGACACATCAATCCGGCCATCGCATCGATATCGTCAGGCTCGACATAAGACGCGACGTCACCTCCCACCTCCATGAGCGCGCTGTTTGCACAGGTCACAACAGGCGTACCGCACGACATCGATTCGAGAACGGGAAATCCAAAGCCTTCGTAACGTGACGGAAAGATCGTCGCGGTAGCGCCTGCGTAAAGATCAGCCAGCAACGCGTCAGTTACGCCTTGCGCAACCACTATCCGGCACGAATCGATTTCTCGGGAAAATTCTTCGAGCACGAGGCGGTCGATTCCAGGCCAGACAACGATGAAATCGTGTTCGCAACCCATCGATACTGCAAGGCGAAACGCCTTTAGGGCAGAAACGGTGTTCTTGCGCCCGGTACTGCAGGATGCCGAGAGGAAATAAGGCCGCTCCAACGAAAATCGGTGTCTCACGCGTGCAGCAGCAGCAGGCTTGTCGTCAGCACGGAATCGTGAGGCATCGACTCCCAGGGGATGACGATTACGCGCTCTGGCCGTACGCCCAGATATTCGACGATATCGCGCTTAGCACTCTCGGAAGGCGTTGCGATCAGCCTGCAAGCCTGGGCCGCTCCAGGCATCAGTTCTCGCAATGCCTGATGGCCAAGTCGGGCTTCCGGGTGCGAGAAGAAGATCGCATCGTGGATCGTCAGAACGGTGCGTTGTGGCCGATACATGGGCCCGAGATTGTGCGGAATGTGCAGAAGATCGTGGCGGGCCATAGTCTCCAGAATCGGCAGCCCGCCGCGAACGCGGTCGAAGGTCGATCCGATCGGCCAGAGCAAGTTCTTCAGCCGGATATGGGCGAAGTCGGCCGGGACAACACCTCTGAATGTCTGCGTCAGCAGAGTGATGCAAGGGTCCGCTGGTCGCAGTGCTTCGATAGCCTTGCACAGCTCCAGCGTGCTCCGCCCGATGCCGGAGAGGTGGGTTGCTCCGGTGCGTAGCACCATACTGTTGCCATCGATCAGGACTCGCATCGACCTAGCTTAACCCGACACCGCCAGTCATGTGCTCTGCAAGTCATTCATCAAATTGCTGACAATTGAAGTCAAGCCGGTGCTGTCGTTGTGAAGCGGGCTTCTGATCGCCGATAGAGGTCCAACAGAGCATCAACATGCGCGTCCACGGAAAGCACATGCGGAGCGACGTGTCCCAACGGTACGAGCAGAGAACGATCCACAACCAGTTGCTGCAGTCTTTGAGCCAAAGCGGCGCTGTCATTCGCGTTGACGATGAAGCCGTCGACACCATCGCGCACGATATCTTCAGGTCCTCCGCATCGCGACGTCACTACCGTCTTGCCAGCCAGTACCGCTTCAGCAACCGACAAACCAAAGGCCTCCGTGCAGATTGAGGGGAAAACGAGAACATCGATGTCGGCATACGCTTCCGAAATTCGTTCATGCGCTAGTTTGTCTCGCCAGATCACCGGTAGCCCACTGCTGCGATGCTTCAGTTGATTGAAGTATCGAAGCTCCCGACGGGTCGCAGCCGCGCCAAAGACGTGAAGCACGAACGCGCCTGGGTCAGGCATGATCTTCAATGCGTCGATCAGCACGTGCAGCCCTTTCACGCGGTCGATGCGTCCGATGTATCCGAGTCTAAGCTTTGTATCTGGGTTGTGCCGTATGTTCGTTGCCACTCGTGGAAGCGCGCTGCCATGTGCAAGAAGCATGACCTGTGATCTCGAGAGACCGTTGCGAAGTAGGGCGCGCTCGATGGCGATGGAAGGTGCGATGACTCGGCAGTCCGGAAGTGAAATGGAGGCGATCTCCTCCAGCTTGTCCGCTACCGAGAGCGGAACTTTCAAGGCGGGAGTGAAGTAGGGAATGCTTGGCAGAGTTCGGCAGCGATTCGCGAGCGCGGTTCGACGAGATGCGGGTAAAGCGGAAAACACCCAATTCCAAATTTGACCAGCCGGCACGAAATGCGTTGCGCACCGAATGCAAGCCGCTGGTGAAGTCGGTACATGGCATAGCCGCTCGTGATGATCCATCAACATGCCATTGGGGCAAACAATGCCGCCATGATGCGCGGTGATGAAACAGGGCAGGCTCAAATCATAGGTGGCACGAGCGGTCGCCGCTTTCCAGCCGTGGGCGTGGACGATATTAGGTGCAATCGAGCCGATTGCTTCACCAATTGCTCCTGCAGTTTGGGCGATAACGCGAGAAGTCGCGATTGCGACATCCGGATGCATGGCTATGCGCCAGACACGAACACCGCTGTCATCGACAGGGACAGGCTGACGGGCCTCGGTGTGTGCCCCCTGTTCGACGGCAAGCACATGGACGTCGATGCCGCGATTGCACAACTCACGTGCGAGTTGACGAACGTAGATTTGTCCGCCCCCATATTCCGAGAAGTAGGTGCCGGAAGCGACCAAGGCCAATCGCATGAACAACCTCGAAGGAAATCAACTGACCAAATGTTACCTAGCACGCTGCTTGGCGCGCCGTTCCATGAGTGCCAGATATAGCCAATCCGGTAGTGTGAACGATGCTATCTCACGAAGACCCAGCGCCGCTTTTGCGCGTCCACGAAATGCGAACAACAGCGGAAGTAACGCGATGCCCAACGGCCAAGGCCAGTGATACGCCGCATCTTGGGCGCGATAGAACCAGTAGCGCTTCAACAAGAATTTACGAAGCCGCCATTTATGTTCGCTCTGGCATAGTGATCGGACAGCGAGTTGGTCGCGTAGTTGCTGCAGGGCGACGACGACCGCGGCAGAAGCCAATCGCTTCCGCTTGCCGAGGTCTTCTCGTGCGTTGCCGGTGTGGACGTTGGTGACTTGGCCGGTGTGGGAGCGATACCAAACGAGTGGCTCGTTCAATCGGGCCACGTGCCCGAGGAGCAATGCGCGAAACAGCAGGATCGAATCTTCGTAGATCGCATTCTTCGGGATCGGGGGGAATTCCCGAAACAGGCGTAAGTCATACGATGCGGATGCTCCGGCGACAGGGAACCATTCTCCGTTCACATATCGTGTCAGGGTGATGATGTCGGCATATTGCTTCGTCGATGTGGTGTTCGAGGTCGTCGGTAGCTCTGCGTCCGTTCGAAACGTTCGAACATCTGAATAGACGAGACTTGCCGCCGGATCAGCTCGATACCGATCCACCAGTTTGGACACGCGGTCGGCTTGTGAAACGTCGTCGCCGGCAGCAACAACGAGGATGCGGCCTTGGGCAATTTCACCAATCATCTGGACGTGTCCGCTCAGTCCAAGATTGATTTCGTTGCGTCGGACCAGCACGCGATGCGGTCCGCGATAGGCTGCTGCAGCCGCTGCAAGTCGTTCGAACGTACCATCGGGTGAGCAGTCGTCCGACAGGATGACTTCCAGCGAAGGGTACGTTTGGCTCAGCGCGCCGGCCACAGCGCGCTCAACGAATTCCTGCTGGTTGTAGGCAAACAGTGCGAAGGTCACAAGCGGATACTGCTCGGTCTCGAGACCTAGCGTCGAATGAACGTCAGCTTCCGCCGAACTTTGGCTCATTGCGTCAACTCCTCACCGCACGCGCGAGTCCCGGTACCCGTCTCATCCACACCACCAGCCGATGCTCTTTGCCAAGTCGATGCGCCAAGCCTCGCAAGCACCACAGGCAACCCACAGCGGCAATGGCGCAACCGAGAAGCGCTGCCGGTAGTTCAGGCAGGAAGCGATTGACCACAAACGCAACCGTGACGAGCAGTGCGGACATCATCATCATTCGCACGACAGGTGGCGACCAGCGGAACCCGATCAGGCGATGTCCCACCCATGCCATGCCAGCGGTATACAAGACATAACAAATCGCGAAGCTATATGCGGCCCCGACAATTCCGTATCGCGGCACTAGCCAAGCCACTAATGCAGTTTGAATCGCGAGAAATACCGCTTCGGTTGTGATGTACCAGCGGCCCACACCTTCAGCCAATTGGATGTAACCAAGCGGCCACGACAACACCCGTCCGAACACCCCCAACACCATCCACGCCAGCACATCGGCGGCAGATGCGAACTCGGCAGAGTACAGCGCCCACACCACCCACTTGGCCAAGGCGAGTGTGCCCAGCAGGCCCGGCAAGGCCAGCAGAATGCCGATCTCGGTCTGCTCGTTCACTGCGCGAATCGCCGCCTCTCGGTCGTGGATCACCGAAGTCAGGCGCGGATAGAAATCCGTCCCCATCGCGCTCAGCACGAAGCCGGCAAACATCCCCGAAAGAGCCCATGCGGCCTGATACAGGCCGGCGGCATCCACGCCCAGTTGCCGGCTGATCAGGGTGCGGGTGTACAGGTCGACCAGCAGGGTCAACACGCTGCTCCACATCATCGCGATGCCGAGGCCAATGATCGGCCGCGCTTCGGTCATGGCATCCGACCATTGCATGGCCACCGGCGCAACGTGAATGCGGCGAGCGAACCACCAACTCAGACCCAGCGACACGGCTGCATTCGCCAACAGAACCGGGACGATGCCGCGCTCTCGCAACCAGGCATAGAGGGCGATGGTCACGACCGTGTTGAGTACTGCGGCGGCCACCTGCATGCGGGCGATGTCGCCGATGCGACGCAACCCCTGCAACAGGGCGCTCTGGCCGCCGCTGATGGCATTCATTAGCAGCATCGCGCCCAGAATCGCTAGCGCCAACACGTGCTCGGATGACTCGAACATCAGCCTGCTCAAGGGCAGGGCCAATGCAACACTGAAGAGCCAGCCGACAAGGCCGGTAAGCCAGCACAGACGCTGCAGCATCCGTACGGTGCGCGCAATCGCGAGCGGATCTTCCTGTCCTTCCGCCTGGGCAATGGCACGCACCGCACTGCCTTGAATACCTAACCCGGTCACGGTGCCTATCAGTCCGACGGCCGACATGTACAAGCCGATGACCCCCACGCCCGCTGGCCCCAACAGCACGGCCACCACTTTCACCCGCAGCACACTCACCAGATAGCTGATCGCCTGCGCACCGCCCATGATGGACGAAGATCGCAGGATCTGACCGTAGGAACTTCTGGAATTCACCGGATTCTCACGCTCATCAAGAGCTGCCGCCAGAGCAGCTATGAATCTTGGTTTCGTAAGCATTGCACCCGATGCGCTGAGATGATCGTCATCGATAAAAACTGGCGTTCCAGTATCCAGCACCAAAAGATTCGATTCCTGATCTTCGTACAAATCGCGGGTGTGCACCACGTCGCAACCTTGCAGGCAACCCAATTCCAACAGGCGGATTGTTTCGAGTTCGTCGGTTTTCCTCATTTGGTCCGTCAGTCCGGAAAATGCACGCCCATGAGCATCCGAATTGATACCAAGGTAGGCCATGTAACTCGGTGCGTTGCGATCGCCGATGGAAAAATCCGGGGCATCCTCGACCAATAGCACCTTACTCCCCCTCAAAACCATTTCGCGTATCAAAGGAGCGGCGACGGGAACAGTCCCCGTACTCCAAGCTGATCCGATGACCACCACGCGCGGCCTGTCTCGCCTGATCATCTCCAGTCGCGCACGATTGAACGCGGACCACTGGTGCTTACTGAAGAATATCCCGTCGCGTGTTGCGTCGGGTTTCGCCGGATCAAAGAATACTGGCGTTCCGTCAGCGACCATGTATCTGACGTTTAACCGCAACTCCCGAGCGGCGGCATCGATCGCAGGCGCCCACATCAGGCCATGCGAGTCACCCAGAACGAGGATGTCAAGTTTCTTGCCCTCGCCATGACGATGTTCGATGCCGTGAAGGTATGCCTCTTCACGGCCCGGCGGCCGTGGCGTGACATCGACACCACGCATCCGGCGGCGTACAAACTCTGGCCATGCTTGAACAGGATTGACGCTAAAACGCTCACCGTCCCATCGAGCAGTTCGGAACTCTAAGTTGCGTTCGCTACTGTTGAAATCTCTTAGCGAATAAATCAACAGCGCCGAACCAATTGTGCAAATTAGCAATCCAATTGGAATCCAGCGACGGCGATCATGGCGGATAGGGCTTTCGATGTATCGCCAAGAGACCCATCCTAGAATAAGGCTGCCAGTGAAGTAGAACGCTGGCGAGATCGCAATCCGGTGCCTGACCTCGACGGCCTGACCTAATACGATGATAGGCCAGTGCCATAGATAGACCGAGTACGAGATCAAGCCGATCAAGATGACGGGGCGTGTGGTCAGACGTAGTCGAGCGAAGGCCAATGGAGATCCGGCCATGACGACTAATGTCGCACCCGATACAGCAAATACCGCACCAGCAGCTTGCGCATGTTCCGTAGCAAAAACGTAGGCTCCAAGCACCATACTCAAGCCAGACAGCGACATGAACGTCGATGCTGATTTCCCCGGCAAGTGACGAAGATTGGCGGCGGCTGCGACACCACCAGCCAGCAATTCCCATCCGCGCGTGGGCAACAAGTAGAACGCTGCGGCAGGTGATCGCTGCAAAGCAATCGCATAGAGCATCACACTCGCAACAAGACCAGCAAGCAACAGCATCCATTCGCGCTTTTTTGTAAGTCGCCATACAAGCAGCAAGGCGACCGGATAAAGCACATAGAACTGCTCTTCGACACCCAGAGACCAAGTATGAAGGAACGGCGAACTGGTGGCGTCTGCACTCCAGTAACCGCCGTAATTTCGCCAATGCGTGATGTTTCCAACCGAAAGCAGAGCGCCAGCTGCGTTCATGGCCAGCATGTATCGGTCTGGTGCGTAGATTAAGACATGCCCTGCGATGAAGGTGGCCAAGACCACGACCAACAGTGCGGGAAGAATTCGAAGAATGCGGCGCCGCCAGAACGCTGGAAGATCGAGTCCAGCTCCACTTAAGTCACGTAGCAGAAGCCCGGTAATCAGGTATCCAGAGATGACGAAGAACACGTCGACACCAAGGAATCCTCCGGGTAACCAGCCTGTGCCCAAATGGAACAACACGACCGGCAGCACAGCGAACGCGCGCAACGCATCGATGTCGGGACGATAGTTAACGTCCGGCGCCGCGCTCATGTGCCGACGCGAATTGCGTCCATCACAGTCTTCGTCTGCGCACCGTCTTGATGCGGCCCCATCGGCACACTCAGCACTTCGTCGGCTATGCGTGATGCGATCGGGAAGGCATCGATCGCGAAACCGGCTTGGGCATAGGCCTGTTGCCGGTGCGGCGGGATCGGGTAATGAATCAGCGTGCCGATGCCGGCTTCGGTCAGACGCGCCTGCAGCACGTTGCGCTGCGGGTGTCGGACCACGAACAGATGCCAGGCCGGTTCGGCGAAGTCCGCCACCTGCGGCAATTGCAGGGCGGTGTCGCGCAGTCCCTCGACATAGGTTCGCGCGATGTCGGCGCGGCGCGCATTCCAGGCATCGAGATGCTGCAACTTGACGCGCAGGACTGCCGCCTGGAGCGGGTCGAGGCGGCTGTTATAGCCCTGGACTTCGTTGACGTATTTCACGCGCGAACCGTAGTTCCGCAACACCCGAATGCGATCCGCGATGGCCGGATCGTTGGTCGTCACGGCACCGGCGTCTCCGAGCGCGCCGAGGTTCTTTCCGGGGTAGAAACTCCAGGCCACCGCGTCGCCATGGCCGCCGATGCGCCGGCCCTTGTAGCGCGCGCCGTGGGCCTGCGCCCCGTCTTCCAGCACGCGCAGGCCGTGCTGGCGCGCAATGGCCAGGATGGGGTCCATGTCAGCAGGCTGGCCGTACAGATGCACGGGCAGGATGACCTTGGTGCGCGGCGTGATGGCCGCTTCGATCAGGCCCGGATCGATGTTGTAGGTCGCCTCGTCCGGTTCGACCGGCACCGGCGTCGCGCCGCACTGGCTGACCGCGAGCCAGGTTGCGATGTAGGTGTTCGACGGAACGATGACTTCATCGCCCGGGCCCACGTCCATCGCGCGCAGTGCGAGGTGCAGCGCATCCAGCCCGTTCGCGAGGCCGATGCAGTGCTGCGCGTCGACGTAGCTCGCGAACTCCGCTTCGAAGGCGTCGACTTCAGGGCCGAGGATGTACCAACCCGACGCGACGACGCGCATGACGGCAGCGTCGATTTCTGTCTTCAGCTCTCGGTAGGCGGCGCCGATGTCGAGGAACGGAACGGACGTCATGAGATGCCCTGAGCGCGCAGGTAGTCGTCGTAGTCGCGGTAGTAATCGTCTTCCCGTATCGGTTGGACGCCAGCACCATGCACACCGAGCCCGACGAAAATTGTCGAGCCCGCGCCAGATCATCGGACAGACATACAAGCCCTGGTAGGAACGGTTGAGGTGGAAGCGCTTCTTGTCTCTGCCGTCATTCAATACGACATCGAAGCTACCGGACATGGCCACGATCAATTGATGCAATGCCTTGTGCGCATGCCCGCCGCGCTCGGCGCCGCCAGGTACATCGTAGAGGTAATAAACGCGCTGAATCTCGAAAGGCACGTGTCGGCCACCCTCGATGAAGGTGAGGTTGCCGCGGGCGTCATGGATTTTGGGGAGATCCAGAATCTTGCACTCGCTAATTTGCATCGTGTGCGTCTCCAACGACTCGAGCAGGATTCCCAAGGACGAGCTTGCCCGGTGGTACGTCTCGGGTCACCACAGATCCGGCCCCGACCATCGCGCCATTCCCGATCACTAACCCAGGCAAGACTACTGCGCCAGCTCCAATCGAGGCGCCAGAACCCACGGTCGTGAGCAACGCCTCGAACCCGCGATTGCCGCTACGAGGCCAACGGTCATTCGTGAATGTCGCATTCGGGCCGATGAAGACGTCATCGCCGACGCGCAAACCATCCCACAACTGCACGCCATTCTTGATCGTGACCCGATCGCCTACGACGACGTCGTTCTCGATGAAGCAATGCGAGCAGACATTGCAGTCCACACCAATGCGCGCGCCCGGTAATG
This window contains:
- a CDS encoding acyltransferase family protein yields the protein MSAAPDVNYRPDIDALRAFAVLPVVLFHLGTGWLPGGFLGVDVFFVISGYLITGLLLRDLSGAGLDLPAFWRRRILRILPALLVVVLATFIAGHVLIYAPDRYMLAMNAAGALLSVGNITHWRNYGGYWSADATSSPFLHTWSLGVEEQFYVLYPVALLLVWRLTKKREWMLLLAGLVASVMLYAIALQRSPAAAFYLLPTRGWELLAGGVAAAANLRHLPGKSASTFMSLSGLSMVLGAYVFATEHAQAAGAVFAVSGATLVVMAGSPLAFARLRLTTRPVILIGLISYSVYLWHWPIIVLGQAVEVRHRIAISPAFYFTGSLILGWVSWRYIESPIRHDRRRWIPIGLLICTIGSALLIYSLRDFNSSERNLEFRTARWDGERFSVNPVQAWPEFVRRRMRGVDVTPRPPGREEAYLHGIEHRHGEGKKLDILVLGDSHGLMWAPAIDAAARELRLNVRYMVADGTPVFFDPAKPDATRDGIFFSKHQWSAFNRARLEMIRRDRPRVVVIGSAWSTGTVPVAAPLIREMVLRGSKVLLVEDAPDFSIGDRNAPSYMAYLGINSDAHGRAFSGLTDQMRKTDELETIRLLELGCLQGCDVVHTRDLYEDQESNLLVLDTGTPVFIDDDHLSASGAMLTKPRFIAALAAALDERENPVNSRSSYGQILRSSSIMGGAQAISYLVSVLRVKVVAVLLGPAGVGVIGLYMSAVGLIGTVTGLGIQGSAVRAIAQAEGQEDPLAIARTVRMLQRLCWLTGLVGWLFSVALALPLSRLMFESSEHVLALAILGAMLLMNAISGGQSALLQGLRRIGDIARMQVAAAVLNTVVTIALYAWLRERGIVPVLLANAAVSLGLSWWFARRIHVAPVAMQWSDAMTEARPIIGLGIAMMWSSVLTLLVDLYTRTLISRQLGVDAAGLYQAAWALSGMFAGFVLSAMGTDFYPRLTSVIHDREAAIRAVNEQTEIGILLALPGLLGTLALAKWVVWALYSAEFASAADVLAWMVLGVFGRVLSWPLGYIQLAEGVGRWYITTEAVFLAIQTALVAWLVPRYGIVGAAYSFAICYVLYTAGMAWVGHRLIGFRWSPPVVRMMMMSALLVTVAFVVNRFLPELPAALLGCAIAAVGCLWCLRGLAHRLGKEHRLVVWMRRVPGLARAVRS
- a CDS encoding aminotransferase class I/II-fold pyridoxal phosphate-dependent enzyme, with amino-acid sequence METHTMQISECKILDLPKIHDARGNLTFIEGGRHVPFEIQRVYYLYDVPGGAERGGHAHKALHQLIVAMSGSFDVVLNDGRDKKRFHLNRSYQGLYVCPMIWRGLDNFRRARCAWCWRPTDTGRRLLPRLRRLPARSGHLMTSVPFLDIGAAYRELKTEIDAAVMRVVASGWYILGPEVDAFEAEFASYVDAQHCIGLANGLDALHLALRAMDVGPGDEVIVPSNTYIATWLAVSQCGATPVPVEPDEATYNIDPGLIEAAITPRTKVILPVHLYGQPADMDPILAIARQHGLRVLEDGAQAHGARYKGRRIGGHGDAVAWSFYPGKNLGALGDAGAVTTNDPAIADRIRVLRNYGSRVKYVNEVQGYNSRLDPLQAAVLRVKLQHLDAWNARRADIARTYVEGLRDTALQLPQVADFAEPAWHLFVVRHPQRNVLQARLTEAGIGTLIHYPIPPHRQQAYAQAGFAIDAFPIASRIADEVLSVPMGPHQDGAQTKTVMDAIRVGT
- a CDS encoding glycosyltransferase; amino-acid sequence: MSQSSAEADVHSTLGLETEQYPLVTFALFAYNQQEFVERAVAGALSQTYPSLEVILSDDCSPDGTFERLAAAAAAYRGPHRVLVRRNEINLGLSGHVQMIGEIAQGRILVVAAGDDVSQADRVSKLVDRYRADPAASLVYSDVRTFRTDAELPTTSNTTSTKQYADIITLTRYVNGEWFPVAGASASYDLRLFREFPPIPKNAIYEDSILLFRALLLGHVARLNEPLVWYRSHTGQVTNVHTGNAREDLGKRKRLASAAVVVALQQLRDQLAVRSLCQSEHKWRLRKFLLKRYWFYRAQDAAYHWPWPLGIALLPLLFAFRGRAKAALGLREIASFTLPDWLYLALMERRAKQRAR